From Actinomycetota bacterium:
CAACCATATAAACTATATGTTCTTCTTCGTCAATTTGGTAAAAGAAACGCCAATCACCAATACGGTAACGCCAGGTCTCTGGAGTAAAATCGCGAAGTTTCTTGATATTTAAACCAAAATGAGGTTCTTCTCGCAATTGAGGATATACGTAACTTTCCAGTTTCTTTTGGATACTTTTGGAGCCAGCTAGTCGAATTTGTTTTAGATTGTCCTGGAAATTCTCGGTTTCAAAAATGCGATAATTAGCCAATCAGGCGACCCTTTCTAGCCTTAACCTGGCGAGATCCCTTTTTGATTCGACCCATTAGAACCTTGTCCGACAAAATTTCTGCCATCTCTTCGTCGCTGGCAAAAATAGATTCCTCCACAAATTTTTTTGCGGCGGTAATAATATAATTGGAAAGAGGACGATTTTCAGCTTCAGCTAACTTTTTTAGCCTATCATAAAGAGTTTCGTCTAACCTGAGAGTAACAATCTTGGACATACCGTTCACCATCCATTGGAATACTTTGTATTCTATTGTAAACGATTAGTTCC
This genomic window contains:
- a CDS encoding type II toxin-antitoxin system mRNA interferase toxin, RelE/StbE family; the protein is MANYRIFETENFQDNLKQIRLAGSKSIQKKLESYVYPQLREEPHFGLNIKKLRDFTPETWRYRIGDWRFFYQIDEEEHIVYMVAAHHRKEAY
- a CDS encoding CopG family transcriptional regulator, with the translated sequence MSKIVTLRLDETLYDRLKKLAEAENRPLSNYIITAAKKFVEESIFASDEEMAEILSDKVLMGRIKKGSRQVKARKGRLIG